Within the Bacillota bacterium genome, the region GGCGGGCATCAGCGCCAGGGAGCTTTCTCTGAGGACGGGGATACCTGTGGACACGATAATCAAGGCTGAGCTCGGCCTCATCAAGCTGCGCCCCCAGCAGCACAAGCGGATCGTGGCGGCCCTTCGGTAGCCCCCGCACATATCCCGCGCAGCCCGCAAGCCCGCAGCCCCCGACCGCTCGTTTGCGAGTGGTCGGCGCCGCCCTGGGCGCCGCCCTGACCGGGGCTGCCGGGGAAGGTTCAACAGAATCGCTGGGGTCATGACTGACCATGCTCAGGCCGGCGGGCCGAGGCTCACGAGAAAGAGCCCGCACACGATGAGCACCGCGCCCACCACCTGTGCCCACGTGGCAGTCTCGCGCAGGCACAACACCGCTATCACCAGCGTAAACAGAGGGGCGGCGGACATCACCAATGCGACCTGGGCCGCCCCTCCCCATTTCAAAGCCGCATAGTATGCCAGGTCGCCCACAAGCGTCGCCAGCACAGCCTCAGCCGCGATGAAAAGCGATGCCCTGCTCGATACTGTTTCGATCGTCCTTAGGCCGCCGCCCACCAGCAGCCAGCCTGCAACGATGCCCGACGCTATGAGCGTACGAAGACAAAGCCCGGCGACCGGATCAACTCTCGCCAGCCCGATCTTCCCGAAGATGGGCGCGATCCCCCAGCACAGAGCCCCGAATAACGCAACGAGAACCGTCCACATCGTGGTTTCGTCCCCCGTCAATCTCTTATTCGTAGCCCGCCCGGCATATACATCAACAGAGGTCCGGCGGGACCGGTGCCCCTGCGAACAGGACCAACCAGCGGAGCGAGGAGGAAGCCAGCCCGGCCCGCCGTGTGGGAGAGGGTGTGCCGCATGAGGTTCTACGTAGTCAGCCGTAGGCGCGTCCTGATCTGCTTTGCGGCTATACTGACCTGCGCTTCCGCGGCCGCGGCCGTGCTGGTCGAACCCGTGGCTGGGCCCCCCGTGGTGCTCGACAGGGAACTGGTAACGAGACTGAACATGATATTCTCGGACAGGGCCGAGTCCGTGATCCACGG harbors:
- a CDS encoding helix-turn-helix transcriptional regulator; the protein is MTPLLKLREKAGISARELSLRTGIPVDTIIKAELGLIKLRPQQHKRIVAALR
- a CDS encoding EamA family transporter, giving the protein MWTVLVALFGALCWGIAPIFGKIGLARVDPVAGLCLRTLIASGIVAGWLLVGGGLRTIETVSSRASLFIAAEAVLATLVGDLAYYAALKWGGAAQVALVMSAAPLFTLVIAVLCLRETATWAQVVGAVLIVCGLFLVSLGPPA